The proteins below come from a single Verrucomicrobiia bacterium genomic window:
- a CDS encoding sugar phosphate isomerase/epimerase — translation MPSLASRLAVCSWSLQPDTPATLVQRLLDTGVKRVQIALDPLRADPGVWSETPQRLRDAGCSLVSGMFGTVGEDYSSLESIQRTGGIVPDATWEENWRNIQLTADLAARLGLRIVTFHAGFLPHDEADPAYEKLSRRLHQVADLFTARGIHLGLETGQETAATLAQFLTRFARPELGVNFDPANMLLYDKGDPIAALRQLGPWVKQVHLKDAIRTRVPGTWGDEVVVGTGEVDWRTFFAVLSEIGYTGDLCLEREAGHQRVADLRAGAIFVGGLVG, via the coding sequence ATGCCGTCCCTTGCTTCCCGACTCGCCGTGTGCAGCTGGTCCCTCCAGCCCGACACCCCCGCCACCCTGGTCCAGCGCCTCCTCGACACCGGCGTCAAGAGGGTCCAGATCGCCCTCGATCCGCTCCGTGCCGACCCCGGCGTCTGGAGCGAGACCCCGCAGCGGCTGCGCGACGCCGGCTGCAGCCTCGTCTCCGGCATGTTCGGCACGGTGGGCGAGGACTACTCCTCCCTCGAGTCCATCCAGCGCACCGGCGGGATCGTACCCGACGCCACCTGGGAGGAGAACTGGCGCAACATCCAGCTCACCGCCGACCTGGCGGCCCGCCTCGGTCTCCGGATCGTCACCTTCCACGCCGGCTTTCTCCCGCACGACGAAGCTGATCCGGCGTACGAGAAGCTCTCCCGGCGCCTGCACCAGGTCGCCGACCTCTTCACCGCCCGGGGCATTCACCTCGGACTCGAAACCGGCCAGGAGACCGCGGCAACCCTCGCGCAGTTCCTCACCCGCTTCGCCAGACCCGAACTCGGCGTCAACTTCGACCCCGCCAACATGCTCCTCTACGACAAGGGCGACCCCATCGCCGCGCTCCGGCAACTCGGTCCCTGGGTGAAACAGGTCCACCTCAAGGATGCCATCCGCACCCGGGTCCCGGGGACCTGGGGTGACGAGGTGGTTGTGGGCACCGGAGAAGTCGATTGGCGCACGTTCTTCGCCGTGCTTTCCGAGATCGGTTACACCGGCGATCTCTGCCTCGAACGCGAGGCAGGCCACCAGCGGGTCGCCGACCTTCGCGCCGGAGCCATCTTCGTCGGCGGCCTCGTTGGGTAG